A region of Sulfuricella denitrificans skB26 DNA encodes the following proteins:
- a CDS encoding anti-phage dCTP deaminase, with the protein MITGENEKPELIIGLVGPAGVRLGDVSEVLIEYLKLFSYSAESIRVSKLLEHYHGYDKSKIGDDEGGRIIYCQDVALDFRRELKEGAAPALAAIAEIRRIRAAASGSPDRPRIAHAYILDQLKHPREVELLRQVYGSAFVLIAGHEPKTKRGESLAKRCAPDPTKSKNSHYVGLAVKIIEDDENQSVDPKFGQNTRDTYPLADFFIDLTNEGGEKAVERFVRLLFGHPFETPYQREYAMHQAWSASLRSSDYNRQVGAVIVKHEYEPRSPALRDLSIVATGMNEIPRAGGGLYWRDVSGDPRDQALEEKGDDRAKDIKTSVLTELLGRIESAGLLKEGGKQTDDIAKELLKKLDGTQFMNIGEFSRPVHAEMAALIDSARRGVAVQDFSMYVTTFPCHNCAKHIIAAGLKQVVYLEPYPKSRAQFLHNEEIVSEAPEGATYQDKVAFIAYTGVAPRQFQRLFSMDARGKKRGISKKEWEEKKSLLLPLYVMENVSASYFRNERHVLKSLPESVYKWDKKSLCPD; encoded by the coding sequence ATGATCACTGGTGAAAATGAAAAGCCGGAATTGATAATTGGGCTAGTTGGTCCAGCGGGAGTCCGGCTTGGTGATGTCTCAGAGGTATTGATTGAGTATCTCAAATTATTTAGCTATTCAGCCGAAAGCATCCGCGTATCAAAGTTATTGGAACATTATCACGGTTATGATAAGAGCAAGATTGGGGACGATGAAGGGGGGCGAATAATTTATTGTCAAGACGTAGCGCTAGATTTTAGGCGAGAACTAAAAGAAGGTGCAGCACCAGCGTTAGCGGCTATCGCCGAAATTCGAAGAATTAGGGCGGCAGCATCAGGTAGCCCAGATCGCCCAAGAATTGCACATGCGTATATCCTGGACCAACTGAAACATCCGAGAGAGGTGGAGTTGCTCCGACAAGTTTACGGTTCAGCATTCGTGCTTATTGCAGGCCATGAACCAAAAACGAAGCGGGGAGAAAGTCTCGCTAAACGGTGCGCACCTGATCCCACTAAAAGTAAAAACTCCCATTATGTCGGGCTGGCAGTGAAGATCATCGAGGACGATGAGAATCAGTCGGTCGATCCGAAATTCGGGCAGAACACAAGAGACACCTATCCGCTGGCAGATTTTTTTATTGACCTCACCAATGAGGGTGGCGAAAAGGCAGTAGAAAGATTCGTTAGACTGCTATTTGGCCATCCTTTTGAAACGCCCTATCAACGCGAATATGCGATGCACCAAGCATGGTCAGCATCGCTTCGGTCATCGGATTACAACAGGCAGGTCGGTGCAGTAATAGTGAAACATGAGTATGAGCCAAGAAGTCCGGCGTTAAGGGATTTGAGTATTGTTGCAACTGGAATGAATGAAATCCCTCGCGCTGGAGGCGGACTATATTGGCGAGATGTGTCCGGCGACCCGAGAGATCAAGCCCTAGAAGAAAAAGGTGACGACCGAGCAAAAGATATAAAAACGTCTGTACTTACAGAACTCTTGGGTCGCATCGAGAGCGCAGGTTTGCTTAAGGAAGGTGGAAAACAAACAGACGACATCGCGAAGGAATTGCTGAAAAAATTAGACGGAACGCAATTCATGAATATTGGCGAGTTTTCACGACCAGTTCATGCGGAGATGGCTGCGCTGATAGATAGCGCACGACGGGGCGTTGCCGTACAGGATTTTTCCATGTATGTAACCACATTTCCTTGCCACAATTGTGCAAAACACATTATTGCGGCCGGCTTGAAGCAGGTTGTCTATTTGGAGCCGTATCCCAAAAGTAGAGCGCAATTCCTTCACAACGAGGAAATTGTATCGGAAGCTCCAGAAGGCGCGACTTACCAAGATAAAGTTGCGTTCATTGCTTACACCGGTGTTGCACCTCGCCAGTTCCAGCGTTTATTCAGCATGGACGCCAGAGGCAAGAAGCGCGGTATCTCGAAGAAAGAATGGGAGGAAAAAAAGAGCTTACTTCTGCCTCTTTATGTTATGGAGAATGTATCCGCTTCATATTTTCGAAACGAGCGCCATGTGCTGAAGAGTTTGCCAGAGAGCGTTTATAAATGGGACAAAAAGTCACTCTGTCCTGACTAG